The following DNA comes from Candidatus Desulfofervidus auxilii.
AAAGAAAGAGAACCTTCCATTGAAAGTAATGGAAAAAATCCATAACGCATCCAACTAAAACCTATTGCTGCTGTATGTAACCAAAAAGTTAAAAAAAGGATAAATGTAGCTATTCTTAGAAGTGTACGATGTATAGTAAAAAGATTGATAAGAAAACATATCATACTTACTGTATAGCCAAATAGGCTCATTTGGTAAAAAAAATTGTCCATGTAAATTTTATACTATAAAAATAATCCCATTGGCAACAAATAACTATAATTTTTTTTAAAATCGGCTATTTAATTATTTTTGTCCAAAGACCTTGACATATTTGATATAATTTTTATTCAAAGAGGCATTTATGTGGAGTGATATTTTTAGAGAGGCATTAACAGTTACTGTCTTTGTTTTCATTATTATGATGGTCGTAGATTTTATAGATGCTTTTACTGAGCAAAAATTGACAATCTTTTTAAAAGGAGGACGCTGGCGACAATATTTTCTTGCTGCTTTTTTAGGAGCTACTCCTGGTTGTTTAGGAGCATTTATGGTAGTGAGTTTATATATTCATGGACAATTAAGCCTTGGAGCTGTTATTGGTTGTATGATTGCTACTTCTGGTGATGAATCTTTTGTAATGATAGCTAAAATTCCTCAAACTGCCTTATTACTTACTTTTTTGTTATTTTTTATAGGATTAACAGCTGCCTGGCTAGCTGATAATTTGATAAAATTTCTTCCTGCTTCTTTTAACATTTGTTGTCCTGAAAAAAGCTTTCATGCAGAATATGCAGAACCTGCCTTTACTTTAGATAGTTTAAAGAAAAATTTTAAGCAACTTTCTTTTCATCGTTTTCTTTTAATATTATTATTGATTTTTACACTTTTTTTATTTCTCAGTGGACGTATTGGACCTGAAAAATGGAATTGGGTAAAAATAACATTTACAGGACTCTTATCTATAAGTCTAATTATTTGTATATTTGCTTCTGAACATTATCTAGAAAGCCACATTTGGCAACACCTTATTCAAAACCATCTTTGGCGTATATTTTTCTGGACTTTAGGTGCCTTAATGTTTATTAAAATTGGTTTAATGTATTTTAATTTAGAAAACTTTATTAAAGAGCATCTTACCTGGGTACTGCTTTTAAGTGCCCTTGTTGGAATTATTCCTGAATCTGGCCCTCATCTTATTTTTGTTTTTCTTTATGATCAAAAAATTATTCCTTTTTCAGTATTATTAACTTCATCTATTGTTCAAGATGGTCATGGTATGCTTCCTCTCTTTTCAGCTAGTTTAAAAGCTAGTATATGGACAAAAATATTTAATCTTTGTTTTGGAATAATCATAGGTGGAATTTTTTATCTTTTAGGTTATTAATTCAGAACTTTATAAAAAAATTGCCGATATTTTATATGACTTTAAGTTTTAAAGGAGGTTAATTATGCAAGATGCAGAAGTACAAACAGAAAATAAAGTACTTAATATTGAAATTCCTGCAATACCAGTTGTAATTCAAAAGGTATTAAATGTTTTAGAAAATCCTCATGCTAATGCCAATATAATAGCAGCAAATGTAGCTAGGGATCCTGGTCTTTCAGCAAAAATTCTAGGTGTAGCTAATTCAGCTTTTTATGGATTTTCTCATAAAATTACTTCCCTTCCACAAGCAATTATGATTCTTGGTCTAAATGCTTTAAAAGGGATATTAGTAACTCTTGCCTTATTAGAAAAAGAATATAGCAAAAAAGTCAAAAAAACTATTGTAAATCTCTGGCAACATTTAACTAGATCTGCTTATATTGCAAAAGAAGTGGCTATATCACTTAATTTTAAAAACAAATCAGATATTATAACTGCTGCACTTTTACATGATATAGGAAAAGCTATTATAGCATTAAATTTCCCAGAAAAAACATTAGAAATAGAAAAGTTAAAAAAAGAGAGGAATATGAATAGCATTGAAGCTGAAAAAGAAATATTGGGATTTTCTCATGAAGAAGTAAATTTTTTACTTTGTGAAAAATGGTCTTTATCGAATTTTATCAAATACCCTCTCTCTTTTCATCATCGTGTAAATCAAACAGAAAATTTTGTTAAAGAAATAGCCTTTATTCATTTTGTAGATGCTATAGCAAACAAAATAGAACCACAATCAGAAGCATTAGAAATATTAGGGATATCAGAAGCAAAAAAAGAAGAGATTATTTGGAAAGTAGAGTTTGGCAGATGATTAAATTTTTATTAACTAATTGAAGGGATGGTTTTGATTTCTTTTTTAGATAAAGAAGATTTTGGGAAAAAAAATATACTAAAAAAGTAGCCAGTTTCTTGTAAACAAGTTAATGAAGTAAGGCTTTGATGTATATAAGTTGTTTTTTTCTTTTCTAAAAAATGACATAATTTAAAATAATTTTTTTCTTCAGGTTTCCAAGGGATGAAAAGAAGTATTGAAGAATTATTTTGTTTATATAAAATTTTTTCAATTACTTCTTGCCAAATGTGCCAAAAATCTGCATAAGGGTCAAGGAAAATAAGGTCATATGATTGCTTTTGTATTAAAATATCATAACCATTATTTATTTTAAGAGCAGGCTTATTTAATAATCTTTCATAAGCCAAAATAGCTTTTTTATTTTTATCATAAAAATCAATACAATAATCCTTTTTCTTTTTTTCACAGATTTCTTTTACAAGCCATGCACTACCAGCATACTGGCAATTTTTAAGGTATGATTTTTGTAAATGATAAAGTGGTAGATAAGACCATCTTTCTTCAAAAGAAAGTATAATTTCTGGTCTTGTTTTATAAATAGGAAAACCACAAAAAGTATCAGCGTAATGAAAATGCTTTGTATATTTAAGTAACCAATTGACAATGGCAATAAGCCAGCTTTGTTTTAAAACATCTCCATAATTGCCTGGAGTATATTTAATTTCTAAAGGTTCTTCTAAACAAGATGGTTTAAAAATATAAAAAGGGCCTATCCCTCTTAAATTGTTTTCTAAAGGTAATCGATAAAGTTTATCTGGCATATAAAAATAAAGAAATGCTATTATAGCGCAAATAAAGGCATCAAGTGCTCCATCACTTACAATATTTTCAGGTAAAATTTTTATTTCTACATTTAAAACTTTTGGTAAGATAGCTAAAGTTTTTTCTATTAACATTTTTAATGCATTAGGAGAAGTTTTGTATTTTTTTAAAAGAGGTTCTTTTTCAAGCATAAAAAATAATGAAGCCCTAGGATGAGTTTCAATAATTGAGCCTACATAAGGAGAGATAAAAGAGACTAATTGCTGCGCTCTTAAAGGTACTGCCTGCATTGAGTTTGGCGATTGTACCCAATTCTTATTTTCTTTTAAAAGACAACGTAATGCAATATCTGAAATCCTCCATTTTCTTGTACTAGAAGAATAAGTTAATGGTGCATCAATAGCACAGCCAAGAAAAACTTTTTTTTGAACAAGATTTAATATTTCATCTAAAGCAGCTATTTGATATGGTGGTATTTCTAAAAATAACTTCTTTTTATCCCAAGACAGTTCACATACCCAAGAATTTTTAGCTCCAGCAATATCTATACCTAGAAATAGCATCAAAAATCACTAACAATTTGATATTGATTTGTCAACTTGACAAAAAAGAAACGCCGTTTTAAAAAGCTTAACACTGACAATGTATCGAAGACTTCATTTAATTAGATTTCTTTCCTATCAAATAAAAATTTTAGAAGATCAATGTAAAGGTTGCCAATTATGTGTATATGTCTGTCCTAAGCATTTACTAAAACTTTCTTCTCATACAAATGAAAAAGGTTATTTTGTTGTAGAATGGAAAGATATGGGCTGTATTGGTTGTGGTCTTTGTTATCATATTTGTCCTGAGCAAGCTATTAGAATTTATGCTGAGGTAAAAGAATGAGTAGGTTATATCTAAAAGGAAATGAAGCTATTGTTGAAGGTGCTTTAAGAGCAGGTTTAAATGCCTTTTTTAGTTATCCTATTACTCCAGCAAGTGAAATTATAGAAGCATTTGCTGAAAAATTTTTTGCTGATAGAGAAAGAGAAAAAAGAGGAGAAAGACCACTTTATCCAAAATTTAAAGTTTTTATGCAAATGGAAAGTGAGATTGCCTCAATTAGTGCAGTTATGGGAGGAGCTGCTGCTGGTTTTAGGGTGATGACAAGTTCATCTAGCCCTGGGATTAGTTTAAAAATGGAAGGTATTTCTTATCTTGCTGCTTGTGAGCTCCCATGTGTGATTGTAAATATTATGAGAGGTGGTCCAGGTTTAGGAAGCATTCAACCAGAACAAGGAGATTATTTTCAGGCAGTAAAAGGCGGTGGGCATGGAGATTATAAATTGATTGTTTTTGCACCAAATTCTGTTCAAGAGATGGCTGAACATACTATGTTGCTTTTTAATCTTACAGATAAATATCGAAATCCTGGTATGCTTTTAGCTGATGGTTATCTTGGTCAAATGAAAGAATCCATGGAAATACCAAAAATACCAATAGAGGAATATGAAAAACCATGGGCTGTAACTGGAATAGGAGAAAGAGAAAAACAAAATGTCATTGAATTTCTTTATCTTGTTCCTGAGCCTATGATAGAGGCAAAAAAAAGATTATTAAAGAAATATAAGGAAATAGAGAAAAATGAAATAAGATATGAAACTTATAAAATAGATGATGCTAAAATCTTGATTACAGCTTATGGTACTTGTTCTAGAGTAGCAAAGGCAGCTGTTGATTTGGCTAGGGAAAAAGGAGTAAAAGTAGGTTTACTTCGTCCTATTACACTATGGCCATTTCCTTATAAAATTTATGCTGAACTTACTAATTATCAAATTGATCGAGTGTTGGTAATAGAAATGTCATTTGGTCAATTTGTAGAAGATGTGCGTTTAGGAGTAGAAGGCAGGGCAGAAGTAAAACTCTATGCTTGTTATGGAGGAATTGTGCCTACAGAGGAGGATATTTGGGAAAAAATAAAGGAGATAGCTTGATGCGTGTTTCAGCTTTAATTCCAAAGTATCCAGAACCTGAAACATATTTAGGTCGTACACATTATTGTCCTGGTTGTGGACATGGCATTTTACATAAAATTTTAGGTGAAGTTATTGATGAATTAGGTATTAGGAAAAAAGTAATTTTGATTGAACCAATAGGTTGTTCTGTTTTAGCTCTTAATTATTTAAAAGTAGATGGGATTCAAGGACCTCATGGACGTGCACCAGCTATTGCCACTGCTGTAAAAAGACTTAGGCCAGAAAATATTGTTATTACTTATCAAGGGGATGGGGATCTAGCTGCTATTGGTACTAATGAAATATTGCATGCGGCTAATCGAGGTGAGCTTTTTACTGTTATATTTATTAATAATGCTGTTTATGGTATGACTGGAGGACAAATGGCTCCTACTACCCTTATAGGTCAAAAGAGTACTACTACACCAACAGGCAGAAAAGTAGAATATACTGGTTATCCTTTAAGAATTTGCGAACTGCTTAATACACTTGAAGCCCCAGTTTATTTAGAACGAGTAAGTCTTCATGATGTAGAACATATTTTACAAACTAAAGCAGCTATTAAAAAAGCCCTTTTAAAGCAAATAGAAAAAAGAGGTTTTTCTTTAGTGGAGGTATTATCAAATTGTCCAACAAATTGGAAAATGAGCCCAGAAGAATCTTGGGAATTTGTTAAAAATGAAATGGTAAAAATTTTTCCATTAGGAGTATTTAGAGATAAATGAAGATACAGATTATTATTGCTGGATTTGGTGGGCAGGGAGTATTATTTTTAGGAGATTTAATTGCTCATTCTGCTGTGAAAGAAGGGAAATATGTTACTTGGGTACCTTCTTATGGCCCAGAATCACGTGGAGGTACTTGTAATTGTCAAGTAATATTGGCTGATCAACCAATTGGTTCACCTGCTATTTCTCATCCAGATATTCTTATTGTTTTTAATACCCCTTCTTTTTATAAATTTCTTCCTTATTTAAAAACAAAAGGAATATTATTTTATGATAATTTTCTTATTAAGAAACCTACAATCAGAGAAGATGTGAAAATGTTTGGTGTTCCTGCATTTCAACTGAGCAAAATGGGTAATATGGTAATGATGGGTGCTTTTTTAGTTGTGACTAATTATATAAAGCTTGAAACAGTATTTCAGGTATTAAAAGAAAAACTTAAAGGGGGAAAAGAAAAATTTTTTCCTTTAAATAAAGAAGCTATTGAAAAAGGTATGCAATTTATTAAGGAGATTAAAGATGTGGCAACAACTTGATCCTATTTTAGTAAAAAAGATTAAAGCTAAGCTTGAAGAAGAACTTGATAAAAGAGAATTAGAAACAATTCAATACTGGTTAGAAGAA
Coding sequences within:
- a CDS encoding thiamine pyrophosphate-dependent enzyme; this translates as MRVSALIPKYPEPETYLGRTHYCPGCGHGILHKILGEVIDELGIRKKVILIEPIGCSVLALNYLKVDGIQGPHGRAPAIATAVKRLRPENIVITYQGDGDLAAIGTNEILHAANRGELFTVIFINNAVYGMTGGQMAPTTLIGQKSTTTPTGRKVEYTGYPLRICELLNTLEAPVYLERVSLHDVEHILQTKAAIKKALLKQIEKRGFSLVEVLSNCPTNWKMSPEESWEFVKNEMVKIFPLGVFRDK
- a CDS encoding ferredoxin family protein, whose translation is MYRRLHLIRFLSYQIKILEDQCKGCQLCVYVCPKHLLKLSSHTNEKGYFVVEWKDMGCIGCGLCYHICPEQAIRIYAEVKE
- a CDS encoding putative manganese transporter, which codes for MWSDIFREALTVTVFVFIIMMVVDFIDAFTEQKLTIFLKGGRWRQYFLAAFLGATPGCLGAFMVVSLYIHGQLSLGAVIGCMIATSGDESFVMIAKIPQTALLLTFLLFFIGLTAAWLADNLIKFLPASFNICCPEKSFHAEYAEPAFTLDSLKKNFKQLSFHRFLLILLLIFTLFLFLSGRIGPEKWNWVKITFTGLLSISLIICIFASEHYLESHIWQHLIQNHLWRIFFWTLGALMFIKIGLMYFNLENFIKEHLTWVLLLSALVGIIPESGPHLIFVFLYDQKIIPFSVLLTSSIVQDGHGMLPLFSASLKASIWTKIFNLCFGIIIGGIFYLLGY
- a CDS encoding 2-oxoacid:acceptor oxidoreductase family protein — protein: MKIQIIIAGFGGQGVLFLGDLIAHSAVKEGKYVTWVPSYGPESRGGTCNCQVILADQPIGSPAISHPDILIVFNTPSFYKFLPYLKTKGILFYDNFLIKKPTIREDVKMFGVPAFQLSKMGNMVMMGAFLVVTNYIKLETVFQVLKEKLKGGKEKFFPLNKEAIEKGMQFIKEIKDVATT
- a CDS encoding DUF429 domain-containing protein, producing the protein MLFLGIDIAGAKNSWVCELSWDKKKLFLEIPPYQIAALDEILNLVQKKVFLGCAIDAPLTYSSSTRKWRISDIALRCLLKENKNWVQSPNSMQAVPLRAQQLVSFISPYVGSIIETHPRASLFFMLEKEPLLKKYKTSPNALKMLIEKTLAILPKVLNVEIKILPENIVSDGALDAFICAIIAFLYFYMPDKLYRLPLENNLRGIGPFYIFKPSCLEEPLEIKYTPGNYGDVLKQSWLIAIVNWLLKYTKHFHYADTFCGFPIYKTRPEIILSFEERWSYLPLYHLQKSYLKNCQYAGSAWLVKEICEKKKKDYCIDFYDKNKKAILAYERLLNKPALKINNGYDILIQKQSYDLIFLDPYADFWHIWQEVIEKILYKQNNSSILLFIPWKPEEKNYFKLCHFLEKKKTTYIHQSLTSLTCLQETGYFFSIFFFPKSSLSKKEIKTIPSIS
- a CDS encoding HDOD domain-containing protein, producing MQDAEVQTENKVLNIEIPAIPVVIQKVLNVLENPHANANIIAANVARDPGLSAKILGVANSAFYGFSHKITSLPQAIMILGLNALKGILVTLALLEKEYSKKVKKTIVNLWQHLTRSAYIAKEVAISLNFKNKSDIITAALLHDIGKAIIALNFPEKTLEIEKLKKERNMNSIEAEKEILGFSHEEVNFLLCEKWSLSNFIKYPLSFHHRVNQTENFVKEIAFIHFVDAIANKIEPQSEALEILGISEAKKEEIIWKVEFGR
- the vorB gene encoding 3-methyl-2-oxobutanoate dehydrogenase subunit VorB, which gives rise to MSRLYLKGNEAIVEGALRAGLNAFFSYPITPASEIIEAFAEKFFADREREKRGERPLYPKFKVFMQMESEIASISAVMGGAAAGFRVMTSSSSPGISLKMEGISYLAACELPCVIVNIMRGGPGLGSIQPEQGDYFQAVKGGGHGDYKLIVFAPNSVQEMAEHTMLLFNLTDKYRNPGMLLADGYLGQMKESMEIPKIPIEEYEKPWAVTGIGEREKQNVIEFLYLVPEPMIEAKKRLLKKYKEIEKNEIRYETYKIDDAKILITAYGTCSRVAKAAVDLAREKGVKVGLLRPITLWPFPYKIYAELTNYQIDRVLVIEMSFGQFVEDVRLGVEGRAEVKLYACYGGIVPTEEDIWEKIKEIA